The Haloarcula laminariae genomic sequence CGCTGGGGGCCTTCTTCGGCGCCGTCGCCGCCATCGGCATCGTCAGGATGCCGGATATCTACACGCGCGCCCACGCGGCATCGAAAAGCGACACGCTCGGGGCGGTGCTGACCATCGCGGCCGTCGCCCTGGCTCTGGAGAGCGGACTCTCGACCATCAAGGCCGTCCTCC encodes the following:
- the mnhG gene encoding monovalent cation/H(+) antiporter subunit G translates to MTPVEWAIVALAALGAFFGAVAAIGIVRMPDIYTRAHAASKSDTLGAVLTIAAVALALESGLSTIKAVLLVVFMFLTNPTAAHAIARAAEDQGIEPWTTDEEGER